One part of the Sorangiineae bacterium MSr11954 genome encodes these proteins:
- a CDS encoding sterol desaturase family protein gives MNAAKANLRRPETTRMFESDFLEWFSRIHPATPFIAWIPVSSYVVYRSASRGDLSGLGIAGLFLLGVFAWTLAEYVLHRYVFHWTKDTPLGRRIHFLVHGVHHDFPNDKDRLVMPLGASIPLGVIFYALYYFTMGPRLGEPFFAGFVIGYLLYDGTHYAVHHFKQTTRIGKFLRRHHMMHHHADHDGGFGVSSPLWDLVFNTMPQPQKRKASTETPVST, from the coding sequence ATGAATGCCGCGAAGGCAAATTTGAGGCGTCCCGAAACGACGCGCATGTTCGAGAGCGATTTTCTCGAGTGGTTCTCGCGCATCCACCCGGCCACCCCCTTCATCGCCTGGATTCCCGTTTCATCGTACGTGGTTTACCGAAGCGCATCGCGCGGCGATCTGTCCGGTTTGGGCATCGCAGGCTTGTTCCTGCTCGGGGTCTTCGCGTGGACCCTCGCCGAATACGTGCTCCACCGCTACGTGTTCCACTGGACGAAGGACACCCCGCTGGGCCGGCGCATCCACTTCTTGGTGCACGGCGTTCACCACGACTTCCCGAACGACAAGGATCGGTTGGTGATGCCGCTGGGCGCGAGCATCCCGCTCGGCGTGATCTTCTACGCGCTCTACTACTTCACCATGGGCCCTCGCCTCGGTGAGCCGTTCTTTGCCGGTTTCGTCATCGGCTACCTCCTTTACGACGGCACCCATTACGCCGTGCACCACTTCAAGCAAACCACGCGCATCGGCAAGTTCCTGCGGCGCCATCACATGATGCACCACCACGCCGACCACGACGGCGGCTTCGGTGTCTCGTCGCCGCTCTGGGACCTGGTCTTCAACACCATGCCGCAGCCGCAGAAGCGCAAGGCGTCGACCGAGACGCCCGTCTCCACGTGA
- a CDS encoding cytochrome c codes for MTKTNKTVLGLVAAVMMGTVAWGAGSLVFPSTARAGDAPACGSKDNPCPLQKWMRVNMGPALAANDLPALAKVLDKSGGLSPDPSWEWAAIAKAGGDAARKGDLAGAKASCKSCHDKYKESYKTKFRTKAVN; via the coding sequence ATGACGAAGACGAACAAGACGGTTCTTGGCCTGGTGGCGGCCGTGATGATGGGCACCGTCGCGTGGGGCGCCGGCTCTCTTGTTTTCCCCTCCACCGCGCGAGCCGGCGACGCGCCCGCGTGCGGCTCGAAGGACAACCCCTGTCCGCTTCAAAAGTGGATGCGCGTGAACATGGGGCCCGCGCTGGCCGCAAACGACCTTCCCGCGCTCGCGAAGGTCCTCGACAAGTCCGGCGGCCTCTCGCCCGATCCCTCGTGGGAGTGGGCCGCCATCGCCAAGGCGGGGGGCGATGCCGCCCGCAAAGGGGACTTGGCGGGCGCCAAGGCCTCGTGCAAGTCCTGCCACGACAAGTACAAAGAGTCGTACAAGACCAAGTTCCGCACCAAGGCCGTCAACTAA
- a CDS encoding MarR family transcriptional regulator — translation MDVTPQQAETLQLIFERGAVSTSSLAEQLGIDPSTASRNLSGLERSGLISRKKGADDARQTDVRLTPRGKRIAESVAAGSSTSFAAVLEQLPRADRQRVTDALELLARAIGPADEVSR, via the coding sequence GTGGATGTTACGCCCCAGCAGGCGGAGACGTTGCAGCTCATTTTCGAGCGCGGTGCCGTCTCCACGTCGTCGTTGGCCGAGCAACTCGGCATCGATCCATCGACGGCCAGCCGCAACCTGTCCGGTCTCGAGCGCAGTGGCCTTATTTCACGAAAAAAAGGCGCGGACGATGCCCGCCAGACCGACGTGCGCCTTACGCCCCGCGGTAAGCGTATCGCCGAGTCGGTGGCCGCCGGATCGAGCACGTCCTTCGCCGCGGTCCTCGAGCAGCTCCCGCGCGCCGATCGCCAACGGGTGACCGACGCGCTGGAGCTCCTCGCCCGAGCGATTGGCCCCGCGGACGAAGTGTCGCGTTGA
- the gnd gene encoding decarboxylating 6-phosphogluconate dehydrogenase, with product MQIAIIGLGKMGGNMVKRLLRGGHQVVAYDRDSAAVDRLANEGATGARSLEDVVAKLSAPRAVWVMVPSGAPTEKTIEELATLLSPNDIVIDGGNSNFRDSIRHAAALAEKKLRFLDAGTSGGIWGLENGYCLMVGGDPTAYAHVEPALLTLAPKDGVAYLGKAGAGHFAKMVHNGIEYAMMQAYAEGFELLRASEFGYDLGNLSNVWNQGSVVRSWLLELAASAFQKNPNLDGLKAYVEDSGEGRWTVNEAVAHAVPVPTIAASLFARFASRQDNAFSLRVLAALRNEFGGHAVKKA from the coding sequence ATGCAGATTGCAATCATTGGCCTGGGCAAAATGGGCGGAAACATGGTCAAGCGGCTGCTCCGCGGCGGTCATCAGGTCGTGGCGTACGACCGCGATTCGGCCGCCGTGGATCGCCTGGCCAACGAGGGCGCGACGGGGGCCCGCTCGCTGGAGGACGTCGTCGCGAAGCTGAGTGCACCGCGCGCGGTATGGGTGATGGTGCCCTCGGGCGCGCCGACCGAGAAGACGATCGAGGAGCTCGCGACCTTGCTCTCGCCGAACGACATCGTCATCGACGGCGGCAACTCGAACTTCCGCGACTCCATCCGCCACGCGGCGGCGCTCGCCGAGAAGAAGCTGCGCTTCCTCGACGCGGGCACCTCGGGCGGCATCTGGGGCCTCGAGAACGGCTATTGCCTGATGGTCGGCGGCGACCCTACGGCCTATGCGCACGTGGAGCCGGCTCTTCTCACGCTCGCACCGAAGGACGGCGTCGCCTACCTCGGCAAGGCGGGCGCGGGTCACTTCGCCAAGATGGTGCACAACGGGATCGAGTACGCGATGATGCAAGCCTACGCCGAGGGGTTCGAGCTCCTTCGCGCGAGCGAGTTCGGATACGATCTCGGCAACTTGTCCAACGTGTGGAACCAGGGGAGCGTGGTGCGCTCGTGGCTCCTCGAGCTCGCCGCCAGCGCGTTCCAGAAGAACCCGAACCTCGATGGTCTCAAGGCCTACGTGGAAGACTCGGGCGAAGGACGCTGGACCGTGAACGAAGCGGTCGCGCACGCCGTGCCCGTTCCCACCATCGCCGCCTCCCTGTTCGCGCGCTTCGCCTCGCGGCAGGACAACGCGTTCTCGCTGCGCGTCCTCGCCGCCCTCCGGAACGAATTCGGCGGCCACGCGGTCAAAAAGGCGTAG
- the zwf gene encoding glucose-6-phosphate dehydrogenase — protein MTNPLRDNSTFERHADACAVVIFGASGDLTRRKLMPALYNLALGRYLAGSFAVVGVARREKSHQEFRTEMKEAVGKFSRRKPVDEAVWGDFEKGISYVPGTFEDKATYQKLREHLETLDQERGTRKNRLFYLAVPPADFGVIAQGLKEAGLVAPSNGKGGSRAAPDVQRNGAPWTRVVIEKPFGHDLASARELNATVGKVFSEDQVFRIDHYLGKETVQNLLVFRFANSLFEPVWTREHVDHVQITVAEEIGVEGRGKFYEQTGVTRDIVENHLMQLLCLTAMEPPISLEADAVRDEKVKVLRSLRPIERSLVTENVVRGQYGRGFVRAEEVPAYREEPDVASDSAVETYVAMRIFVDNWRWGGVPFYVRAGKRLLRRVTEIAVQFKKVPHTLFRPADGGITPNVLSLRIQPDEGISIRFTSKEPGQTTILRDVAMDFRYGAAFGSNTPEAYERLLLDAIRGDATLFTRSDEVEHQWAFMDRVFEGWNGGGGAPPPIYPAGSWGPEQADDLLARDGRRWRKP, from the coding sequence ATGACGAACCCGCTTCGCGACAACTCCACCTTCGAACGCCACGCCGATGCCTGCGCCGTCGTCATCTTCGGCGCCTCGGGCGATCTCACGCGGCGCAAGCTGATGCCTGCACTCTACAACCTCGCGTTGGGGCGCTACCTGGCAGGCTCGTTCGCCGTCGTCGGCGTGGCACGGCGCGAGAAATCGCATCAGGAATTTCGCACCGAGATGAAAGAGGCCGTCGGCAAATTTTCCCGGCGGAAACCGGTTGACGAGGCGGTGTGGGGGGATTTCGAGAAGGGCATCAGTTACGTCCCGGGGACCTTCGAGGACAAGGCCACCTACCAGAAGCTGCGCGAGCACCTGGAGACGCTCGACCAGGAGCGCGGGACGCGCAAAAACCGCCTCTTCTACCTGGCCGTCCCGCCGGCCGACTTCGGCGTCATCGCGCAAGGCTTGAAGGAAGCCGGGCTGGTGGCGCCGAGCAACGGCAAAGGCGGTTCGCGCGCGGCGCCCGACGTGCAGCGCAACGGTGCACCGTGGACCCGCGTGGTCATCGAGAAGCCCTTCGGCCACGATCTGGCGAGCGCGCGCGAGCTGAACGCCACCGTGGGCAAGGTGTTCAGCGAGGACCAGGTGTTCCGCATCGACCACTACCTGGGCAAGGAGACGGTGCAGAACCTGCTCGTCTTCCGCTTCGCCAACAGCCTCTTCGAGCCGGTGTGGACGCGCGAGCACGTCGACCACGTGCAGATCACGGTGGCGGAGGAGATCGGCGTCGAGGGCCGCGGCAAATTCTACGAGCAGACCGGGGTCACGCGCGACATCGTCGAGAACCACTTGATGCAGCTGCTCTGCCTCACGGCCATGGAGCCGCCCATCTCGCTCGAGGCCGACGCCGTGCGCGACGAGAAGGTCAAGGTGCTGCGATCGCTCCGGCCCATCGAGCGCTCCTTGGTGACCGAGAACGTGGTGCGCGGGCAGTACGGGCGCGGCTTCGTGCGCGCCGAAGAGGTGCCTGCGTACCGCGAGGAGCCCGATGTCGCGTCCGATAGCGCGGTGGAGACGTACGTGGCCATGCGCATCTTCGTCGACAACTGGCGCTGGGGCGGGGTCCCCTTCTATGTGCGCGCCGGAAAGCGGCTCCTTCGCCGGGTGACCGAGATCGCCGTGCAGTTCAAGAAGGTGCCGCACACGCTCTTCCGACCGGCCGACGGCGGCATCACGCCGAACGTGCTCTCCTTGCGCATCCAGCCCGACGAGGGCATCTCCATCCGCTTCACCAGCAAGGAGCCGGGGCAGACGACCATCCTGCGCGACGTGGCCATGGACTTCCGCTACGGCGCCGCCTTCGGCTCCAACACGCCGGAGGCTTACGAGCGCCTTCTGCTCGACGCCATCCGCGGCGACGCCACCTTGTTCACGCGCTCCGATGAAGTGGAGCACCAGTGGGCCTTCATGGACCGCGTGTTCGAAGGCTGGAACGGCGGCGGCGGCGCGCCCCCGCCCATCTACCCCGCCGGTTCGTGGGGACCGGAGCAAGCCGACGATCTTCTCGCGCGCGACGGGCGCCGCTGGAGGAAACCATGA
- a CDS encoding glucose-6-phosphate dehydrogenase assembly protein OpcA, which translates to MTQEAHDGQNGQNGQNETAAREPARPRPTEVLSRLERELREIWKPQPGEPVKSRVCAMNLVVACSSPKLVEKYTPIVDEVTRNIPARAILVTIDPEAPSGLDGDATAVCSVNDGATTTCSERLRLTASGALAARAGSAVEALLVPDIPTSLVWLGRVHVEDPVFLQLARESERIVLDTEYTSLTSLLALARWGREKPGRASIADMAWTRVGPWQEMFARFFDEPKLYGHAKKLTSLTIAQASEPGARLGSEGTLVLGWLASRLGWKVQRVGGRSRLLREDGEVVNIKLHAVPRPMGVAPAALAGMTFAAEADGLVATGSIERTLRSGLEGATPDADVLIWKLSVDLPSATEQTVRLSTNRGARVLERTLHRPAIDLTLDESARFSEKIEEEGWICT; encoded by the coding sequence ATGACGCAAGAGGCGCACGACGGGCAAAACGGGCAAAACGGGCAAAACGAGACGGCAGCACGCGAGCCCGCGCGGCCGCGCCCCACGGAGGTCCTCTCGCGGCTCGAGCGCGAGCTGCGCGAAATCTGGAAGCCGCAGCCGGGCGAGCCGGTGAAATCGCGGGTGTGCGCGATGAACCTGGTGGTGGCGTGCAGCTCGCCCAAGCTGGTCGAAAAGTACACGCCCATCGTGGACGAGGTGACTCGGAACATTCCGGCGCGGGCCATCCTCGTGACCATCGATCCGGAGGCGCCGAGCGGCCTCGATGGAGACGCGACCGCCGTCTGCTCGGTGAACGACGGCGCCACCACCACCTGCTCGGAGCGGCTACGCCTGACGGCATCGGGCGCGCTGGCGGCGCGGGCGGGGAGCGCGGTCGAGGCGCTCTTGGTGCCGGACATCCCCACGTCGCTCGTGTGGCTGGGGCGCGTTCACGTGGAGGATCCGGTGTTCCTCCAGCTGGCGCGCGAATCGGAGCGCATCGTGCTCGACACCGAGTACACGTCCCTGACGAGCCTCCTCGCCTTGGCGCGCTGGGGCCGCGAAAAACCGGGGCGCGCGTCGATCGCCGACATGGCGTGGACGCGCGTGGGGCCGTGGCAAGAGATGTTCGCGCGCTTCTTCGACGAGCCAAAGCTTTACGGCCACGCCAAGAAGCTGACCAGCTTGACCATCGCGCAAGCGTCGGAGCCGGGCGCGCGGCTTGGGTCCGAGGGGACGTTGGTGCTCGGCTGGTTGGCGAGCCGCCTGGGGTGGAAGGTGCAGCGGGTGGGCGGGCGCTCGCGCCTTTTGCGGGAGGACGGCGAGGTGGTGAACATCAAGCTGCACGCGGTGCCGCGGCCAATGGGGGTGGCGCCGGCGGCGCTGGCGGGGATGACCTTTGCGGCGGAGGCGGATGGTCTGGTGGCCACGGGCTCCATCGAGCGCACCTTGCGGAGCGGGCTCGAAGGAGCGACCCCCGACGCCGATGTGCTCATCTGGAAGCTATCGGTCGATCTGCCCAGCGCCACCGAGCAAACGGTTCGTTTGAGCACCAACCGCGGCGCGCGGGTGCTCGAGCGCACATTGCACCGTCCGGCCATCGATTTAACCTTGGATGAATCGGCGCGATTCTCCGAGAAGATCGAAGAGGAAGGGTGGATCTGCACATGA
- the pgl gene encoding 6-phosphogluconolactonase, protein MTTKVVPGMLIAVPDGIAVAREAASRLAKLILDALDAQGQASVALSGGGTPGPAYALLREDARIDWSKVDVFFVDERAVPPDSPRSNFRMVQEALLDHVSIPPDRIHRMRGEAADRGAAAREYASQIRARVRHAETGIPEFDVAVYGVGDDGHTASLFPGEPSVDVTDRLVIDVPSAAKREARLSITVPLIEHTRAALIVAVGKGKQEALERIWSTSGDVHHTPGRVLRGVRGSITWVIDKAAGGLG, encoded by the coding sequence ATGACGACCAAGGTGGTGCCGGGCATGCTGATCGCCGTCCCCGACGGCATCGCGGTGGCGCGCGAGGCGGCGAGCCGGCTGGCCAAGCTGATCCTCGATGCGCTGGACGCGCAGGGCCAAGCCAGCGTCGCCCTCTCCGGCGGCGGGACCCCCGGCCCCGCCTATGCGCTGCTCCGCGAGGACGCGCGCATCGATTGGTCCAAGGTCGACGTCTTCTTCGTGGACGAGCGCGCGGTGCCACCCGACAGCCCCCGCAGCAACTTCCGGATGGTCCAAGAGGCGCTGCTCGATCACGTGAGCATCCCGCCCGATCGCATCCACCGCATGCGCGGCGAGGCGGCCGATCGCGGCGCCGCCGCCCGCGAGTACGCGTCCCAAATCCGCGCGCGCGTCCGCCACGCCGAAACCGGGATCCCCGAGTTCGACGTGGCCGTCTACGGGGTGGGCGACGACGGCCACACCGCGTCCCTCTTCCCCGGCGAGCCCTCCGTCGACGTAACGGATCGCTTGGTCATCGACGTCCCCTCCGCCGCCAAACGCGAAGCGCGCCTCTCGATCACCGTGCCGCTCATCGAGCACACGCGCGCCGCCCTCATCGTGGCCGTGGGCAAGGGAAAACAAGAGGCGCTCGAGCGCATCTGGTCCACCAGCGGCGACGTGCACCACACGCCGGGGCGGGTGCTCCGCGGGGTGCGCGGCTCGATCACCTGGGTGATCGACAAGGCGGCCGGCGGATTGGGCTGA
- a CDS encoding type II toxin-antitoxin system RelE/ParE family toxin: protein MKARVRFHLAARLEAEAAARWYEERQPGLGDDFFVTVEDTIHAIADARNPGTVSPDDPRARRVRLYRFPYFIVFMLRSASEIVIVAVAHAKRRPGYWRERLRSGKT from the coding sequence GTGAAGGCGCGCGTACGCTTCCACCTCGCGGCGCGGCTCGAGGCAGAGGCGGCGGCGCGCTGGTACGAGGAGCGACAGCCCGGCCTCGGTGACGACTTTTTCGTCACGGTCGAAGACACGATTCACGCGATTGCCGATGCGCGAAACCCCGGCACCGTCAGCCCCGACGATCCGCGTGCGCGGCGCGTTCGGCTGTATCGATTTCCCTATTTCATCGTCTTCATGCTTCGAAGTGCGAGCGAAATCGTGATTGTCGCCGTGGCGCATGCAAAGCGACGACCCGGGTATTGGCGCGAGCGACTGCGCTCCGGGAAGACGTAA